A region of Colletotrichum destructivum chromosome 11, complete sequence DNA encodes the following proteins:
- a CDS encoding Putative short-chain dehydrogenase/reductase SDR, NAD(P)-binding domain superfamily translates to MSRESTDPTIALVTGANQGIGYEIVKQLASQHPDYHILMTGRRQDAITKAASELQAAGMNVEPLVLDITSDNSIKSAVDIVQAKFGHLDVLINNAAILLGRPEDSIRQRLTTVFDTNVFGTIAVTEAFIPLLRNSTKVKRIVFVSSGLGSLAIRADLSLQAKDYIEYGSSKAALNHAALTLATRHRENDSWKFNICCPGHCATSMTGYNAPNEAALGAVRAVQLATLGPDGVNATFSSRNGPLPW, encoded by the coding sequence ATGTCTAGAGAGTCCACAGATCCAACGATCGCTCTCGTGACTGGGGCAAATCAGGGCATTGGCTACGAAATAGTCAAACAATTGGCTTCGCAACATCCAGACTATCACATACTTATgacagggcggcggcaagacgcCATTACAAAAGCAGCTTCAGAACTCCAAGCAGCCGGGATGAATGTCGAGCCCCTTGTACTCGATATCACCTCTGACAACAGCATCAAATCAGCCGTTGATATAGTTCAAGCCAAGTTTGGTCACCTCGATGTcctcatcaacaacgccgcTATCCTCTTAGGCAGACCGGAGGACTCAATCAGACAGAGACTCACCACTGTCTTCGACACCAACGTTTTTGGGACGATCGCCGTCACTGAAGCCTTCATACCGCTTCTTCGCAATTCTACCAAGGTCAAACGCATTGTCTTCGTCAGTTCCGGGCTTGGAAGTCTCGCCATCAGGGCAGACCTGAGCCTGCAAGCAAAGGATTACATCGAGTACGGCTCGAGCAAAGCGGCGCTCAACCACGCCGCGCTGACCTTAGCCACAAGACATAGAGAAAATGATTCTTGGAAATTCAATATCTGCTGCCCTGGCCACTGTGCCACCAGCATGACTGGGTATAACGCACCAAATGAGGCTGCACTAGGGGCAGTCCGAGCAGTTCAATTGGCGACTTTGGGGCCTGATGGAGTCAATGCGACGTTTTCTAGTCGAAA